The following are encoded in a window of Roseimaritima ulvae genomic DNA:
- a CDS encoding peptidylprolyl isomerase, which yields MLAAPTSLSSSLSALLIGGCLLAPAAAYGQQAPSEEKIREALETELPEDPAALIAVVGQSPILLGDLMPKIDRRLEMVEKKQGRPLTEEEKKYGRVNMLRGLLQQAIQSKMMGEAFLLKQAGTQDAEKRAEVQKMMHSRARKLFFDNQVPHLLKSLKLSQLTELEAKLREEGTSLNTQQREFVDSMLGRMYLNEMVEQDPSVAVFEIQEYYDQHREEFEQEAQAKWEQLTVRFDRFPTREKAAEALAEMGNEALFGGNMQAVAKKKSQEPFASAGGLHDWTRRGSLVSKVLEDQIFQLPLNKMSPFIEDEDGLHIVRVLDRKEAGIQPISAVQDEVREKIRQRKIRESEDKLLAEMQTKVPVWTIFPEDVQGAMPLGRTAAKTTPQSERR from the coding sequence ATGCTCGCTGCCCCCACCTCGCTTTCCTCTTCCTTGTCAGCACTGCTGATCGGTGGCTGCCTGCTGGCCCCTGCCGCCGCTTACGGCCAACAAGCCCCGTCGGAGGAAAAGATTCGTGAAGCCCTGGAAACGGAACTGCCCGAAGACCCCGCGGCGCTGATCGCCGTGGTCGGCCAATCCCCCATCCTGCTGGGCGACCTGATGCCCAAAATCGATCGGCGGTTGGAAATGGTGGAGAAAAAACAGGGCCGCCCGTTGACCGAGGAAGAAAAAAAATACGGCCGTGTGAACATGCTGCGCGGCCTGCTGCAACAAGCCATCCAATCGAAAATGATGGGCGAAGCCTTCCTGCTGAAACAAGCCGGCACGCAGGACGCCGAGAAACGCGCCGAAGTGCAAAAGATGATGCACTCGCGAGCTCGCAAACTGTTCTTCGACAACCAAGTCCCGCACCTGCTGAAAAGCCTAAAGCTGTCGCAGCTGACCGAACTGGAAGCCAAGCTGCGCGAGGAAGGCACGTCGCTCAACACCCAACAACGCGAGTTTGTCGACAGCATGCTGGGCCGCATGTACCTGAACGAAATGGTCGAACAGGATCCCAGCGTGGCGGTGTTCGAAATCCAAGAATACTACGATCAGCATCGCGAAGAATTCGAACAGGAAGCTCAAGCCAAATGGGAACAGTTAACCGTCCGCTTCGACCGCTTCCCCACGCGTGAGAAAGCCGCCGAAGCTCTGGCCGAGATGGGCAACGAAGCCCTGTTTGGCGGCAACATGCAAGCGGTGGCCAAGAAGAAATCGCAGGAACCCTTTGCTTCGGCCGGCGGACTACACGACTGGACGCGGCGCGGCTCCCTGGTCTCCAAAGTGCTGGAAGACCAAATCTTCCAGCTGCCGCTTAATAAGATGAGCCCGTTTATCGAGGACGAGGACGGCCTGCACATCGTGCGGGTGTTGGACCGCAAAGAGGCTGGCATCCAACCGATCTCCGCCGTTCAGGACGAAGTCCGCGAGAAAATCCGTCAACGGAAAATCCGGGAATCGGAAGACAAACTATTGGCCGAGATGCAAACCAAAGTCCCCGTCTGGACCATTTTCCCCGAAGACGTCCAAGGCGCCATGCCGCTGGGACGCACGGCCGCCAAGACTACGCCGCAGAGCGAGCGGCGCTAA
- the mfd gene encoding transcription-repair coupling factor, whose translation MAQAAGFDAHLDDWQAGKTLWFEGVEGSVRSLLAAALAPHNRATLVLLPEAVDAEIVAADLQAFGVPNVCSLPLSANTQAPESIRDADFADRLQVLQRLRQLDDESEPLIVTAYVGAALQAVPTPQAIADATRMLRVGATLDLEDTRRWLAEAGFHPATAVELPGEFCQRGGILDIYSPDQPLPIRIELFGDDVESIRRFDPASQRSTETLNEVELAAVGTSVSTPGQLIDYLPPDAAVLVVHPERCQSSATALLKRSGASGDFGSWEDLLASFHGHRVALGCDLAPGDAGNLVPLRTATIESFIGNLEHVQERIDSVAAGHRVIVVGDTAAEAERLSELLRSTDAAKHGRLNVTVASLSSGFRLTAAEVLVLTGAELFHRSTVRRVKTRVRGKPIDSFLQLESGDLVVHLSHGIGLYRGMELIEKQGHGQEHLVIEFAGGTKIYVPAARIGLIQRYVGGSKTRPRLAKIGAAAWSKNKKAAQAAVHDMASELLEVQATRDSRVGLTFNVDSHWQQQFDAIFPYTETPDQMRAIDALKEDMQRPRPMDRLICGDVGYGKTEVAMRAAFKAVDSGFQVAVLVPTTVLAEQHYHSFSTRMAEFPFDIAKLSRFVSAKDQREAVKRLKSGNIDIVIGTHRLASKDVDFYNLGLVIIDEEQRFGVAVKERLKTLHSNVDVLTLSATPIPRTLHMALVGVRDISNLETPPEDRMPVETHVGRWDNSLIRDAIVRELNRGGQIYFVHNRIGDMATIAERIKQIVPEVRIGMGHGQMAEGELEQVMVGFVERKFDLLLATTIIESGLDIPNANTIFVNEADRYGLADLHQLRGRVGRYKNQAYCYLMVDRNKFLTPEASKRLRAIEEFSQMGAGFAISMRDLEIRGAGNLLGTQQSGHIAAVGYELYCQLLEDAVRKAQNLPPKLSAEVDIDLPVEAYLPPDYVPDMRHKIDLYRRISRIDGATQITEIREEMLDRFGPPPEPVERMLQLAELRLDAAIWLISSVTSEPRFLVLHYSDASRIEQLARRSKLPVRIVDGRKAYVPAKDLDPDDPTGIGWLRLARSVLAL comes from the coding sequence ATGGCTCAGGCAGCCGGGTTCGATGCGCACTTGGACGACTGGCAAGCCGGGAAAACCCTGTGGTTCGAGGGCGTCGAGGGCAGCGTTCGCTCGCTGCTGGCCGCCGCGTTGGCACCCCATAACCGGGCCACGCTGGTGCTGCTGCCCGAAGCGGTCGACGCCGAAATCGTAGCCGCCGACCTGCAGGCCTTCGGCGTCCCAAACGTCTGCTCTCTGCCGCTGTCGGCCAACACCCAGGCTCCCGAATCGATCCGGGATGCCGATTTTGCCGACCGCCTGCAGGTTCTGCAACGCCTGCGGCAGCTGGACGACGAATCGGAACCGCTGATCGTGACCGCGTACGTGGGCGCGGCATTGCAAGCCGTGCCGACGCCCCAAGCCATCGCGGACGCCACGCGGATGCTGCGAGTCGGGGCGACGCTGGACCTGGAAGACACCCGGCGGTGGCTGGCCGAAGCCGGCTTTCATCCCGCCACCGCGGTCGAACTGCCGGGCGAATTCTGCCAACGCGGCGGGATCCTCGACATTTATTCTCCCGATCAGCCGCTGCCGATCCGCATCGAACTGTTCGGCGACGACGTCGAATCGATCCGCCGCTTCGATCCGGCCAGCCAACGCAGTACCGAAACGCTGAACGAAGTCGAACTGGCCGCCGTCGGTACCTCGGTCAGCACGCCGGGTCAGTTGATCGACTACCTGCCGCCCGACGCAGCCGTGCTGGTGGTTCACCCCGAGCGCTGCCAGAGCTCCGCCACCGCCTTGCTGAAACGCAGCGGTGCATCCGGCGACTTTGGTTCCTGGGAAGATTTGCTGGCCAGCTTCCACGGCCATCGCGTGGCCCTGGGCTGCGACCTGGCGCCGGGCGACGCGGGTAATCTGGTCCCGCTGCGAACCGCCACTATCGAAAGCTTTATCGGCAATCTGGAACACGTCCAAGAACGCATCGATTCGGTGGCCGCCGGCCATCGCGTGATCGTGGTCGGCGACACGGCGGCCGAAGCGGAACGGCTGAGCGAATTGCTGCGCAGCACCGACGCCGCCAAACACGGACGGCTGAACGTCACGGTGGCCTCGCTCAGCAGCGGCTTTCGCCTGACGGCCGCCGAAGTCCTGGTGTTAACCGGCGCCGAACTGTTTCACCGCAGTACCGTGCGACGGGTCAAAACCCGCGTCCGCGGCAAACCCATCGATAGCTTCCTGCAACTCGAATCGGGCGACCTGGTCGTGCACCTGTCGCACGGCATCGGGCTGTACCGCGGCATGGAGCTGATCGAGAAACAAGGTCACGGGCAAGAACACCTGGTGATCGAATTTGCCGGCGGCACCAAAATCTACGTGCCCGCCGCGCGGATCGGGCTGATCCAACGCTACGTGGGCGGCAGCAAGACGCGACCGCGACTGGCAAAAATCGGCGCCGCGGCGTGGAGCAAAAACAAGAAAGCCGCTCAGGCCGCCGTCCACGACATGGCCTCCGAACTGCTCGAAGTCCAAGCCACTCGCGACTCTCGCGTGGGACTGACCTTTAACGTCGACAGCCATTGGCAGCAGCAGTTCGACGCGATCTTTCCCTACACCGAAACGCCCGACCAAATGCGGGCCATCGATGCGCTCAAAGAGGACATGCAACGCCCGCGGCCGATGGACCGCCTGATCTGTGGCGATGTGGGTTACGGCAAAACCGAAGTCGCCATGCGGGCGGCTTTCAAAGCCGTCGACAGCGGGTTCCAAGTCGCCGTGCTGGTGCCCACCACCGTGCTGGCCGAACAGCACTACCACAGCTTCTCGACCCGCATGGCCGAGTTCCCTTTTGACATCGCCAAACTCAGTCGCTTCGTATCGGCCAAAGACCAACGCGAGGCGGTCAAGCGGCTCAAGTCCGGCAATATCGATATCGTCATCGGCACCCACCGCCTGGCTTCCAAAGACGTCGACTTCTACAACCTGGGCCTGGTGATCATCGATGAAGAACAACGGTTTGGCGTGGCCGTTAAAGAACGGCTGAAGACGCTGCACAGCAACGTGGATGTGCTGACCCTATCGGCCACCCCGATTCCGCGGACGCTGCACATGGCCTTGGTCGGTGTCCGCGACATCAGCAACCTGGAAACCCCGCCCGAAGATCGCATGCCGGTCGAAACCCACGTCGGCCGCTGGGACAATTCGCTGATCCGCGATGCCATCGTTCGCGAACTGAACCGTGGCGGGCAAATCTATTTTGTCCACAACCGCATCGGCGACATGGCCACGATCGCCGAACGGATCAAACAAATCGTCCCCGAAGTGCGAATCGGCATGGGGCATGGGCAGATGGCCGAAGGGGAACTGGAACAGGTGATGGTCGGATTTGTGGAACGCAAATTCGATCTGCTGCTGGCCACCACGATCATCGAAAGCGGGCTGGACATCCCCAACGCCAACACCATCTTTGTCAACGAAGCGGACCGCTACGGACTGGCCGACCTGCATCAGCTTCGCGGCCGCGTGGGCCGCTACAAAAACCAGGCCTACTGCTACCTGATGGTCGACCGAAATAAATTCCTGACCCCCGAAGCATCGAAACGGTTGCGGGCCATCGAAGAATTTTCGCAGATGGGGGCCGGGTTTGCGATTTCCATGCGCGACCTGGAAATTCGCGGTGCGGGCAACCTGCTGGGCACCCAGCAGAGCGGCCACATCGCGGCGGTGGGTTATGAACTGTACTGCCAACTGCTGGAAGACGCGGTCCGGAAAGCTCAGAACCTGCCGCCCAAATTGTCCGCCGAAGTCGATATCGATCTGCCGGTCGAAGCCTACCTGCCGCCCGATTATGTGCCCGACATGCGGCACAAGATCGACCTGTATCGTCGCATTTCCCGCATCGACGGGGCCACCCAGATCACGGAAATCCGCGAGGAAATGCTGGACCGCTTCGGCCCCCCGCCCGAACCGGTCGAACGCATGCTGCAGTTGGCCGAACTGCGATTGGATGCCGCCATTTGGCTGATCTCCAGCGTGACCAGCGAACCTCGGTTCCTGGTGCTGCATTACAGCGATGCCAGCCGGATCGAACAGCTGGCACGTCGCAGTAAGCTTCCCGTGCGGATTGTCGACGGCCGCAAAGCCTACGTGCCGGCCAAGGACCTGGACCCGGACGACCCTACCGGCATCGGCTGGCTACGTCTCGCCCGCTCGGTGCTGGCATTGTAA
- a CDS encoding Gfo/Idh/MocA family protein has product MSVGFGVVGCGMIANFHARALADANNAQLLGCTSTRMDRAEAFAAEHGCTAYANLEEMLAAPGIDAVTICTPSGIHLAPGLAAAAAGAHVFVEKPLEITVERCNQLIEACDKANVKLGVAFQSRFHGSSKAMKQAVDGGRFGTVTMGDAYVKWFRTQEYYDSGAWRGTWEFDGGGALMNQAIHTVDLLTWIMGPVTEVSAFTSTLAHDRIEVEDVAVANLRFANGALGVIEATTASYPGALKRIEISGSQGSAVLEEEDIQAWDFAELTAEDEKLRAELAGKTETGGGASDPAAIGHHGHTCLFNDFVEAIEQDRTPAVCGREGRRSVEIICAIYESAKQGRPVPVVAT; this is encoded by the coding sequence ATGTCAGTCGGTTTCGGGGTTGTCGGATGTGGGATGATCGCCAATTTTCACGCCCGTGCCTTGGCGGATGCCAACAATGCCCAGTTATTAGGATGCACCAGTACGCGGATGGACCGCGCCGAAGCGTTTGCGGCCGAACACGGCTGCACAGCGTATGCCAACTTGGAAGAAATGTTGGCCGCTCCGGGCATCGACGCGGTCACGATCTGTACCCCCAGCGGTATTCACCTGGCCCCCGGTTTGGCCGCCGCGGCCGCCGGCGCACACGTGTTTGTGGAAAAGCCGCTGGAGATTACGGTCGAGCGCTGCAATCAACTGATCGAGGCCTGCGACAAAGCCAATGTGAAATTGGGCGTGGCCTTTCAAAGCCGTTTCCATGGATCGTCCAAAGCCATGAAGCAGGCCGTCGATGGGGGCCGTTTTGGAACCGTCACGATGGGCGATGCCTACGTCAAATGGTTCCGCACGCAGGAGTACTATGACAGCGGAGCGTGGCGGGGTACGTGGGAATTCGATGGCGGTGGAGCTTTGATGAATCAAGCCATCCATACCGTCGACCTGTTGACCTGGATCATGGGACCGGTCACCGAAGTCAGCGCGTTCACCAGCACGCTGGCCCACGATCGCATCGAAGTCGAAGACGTGGCGGTCGCCAATCTGCGGTTCGCCAACGGAGCCTTGGGAGTGATCGAAGCCACCACGGCGTCGTACCCGGGAGCCCTGAAGCGGATCGAAATCTCCGGCAGCCAGGGTTCGGCCGTGTTGGAAGAAGAAGACATTCAGGCCTGGGACTTTGCCGAATTGACGGCGGAGGATGAAAAGTTGCGAGCCGAATTGGCAGGCAAGACGGAAACCGGCGGCGGCGCCTCGGACCCGGCCGCCATCGGACATCACGGACACACCTGCTTGTTCAACGACTTCGTGGAAGCCATCGAACAGGATCGAACGCCAGCGGTTTGCGGTCGCGAAGGCCGCCGCAGCGTGGAGATCATCTGTGCGATCTACGAATCCGCCAAACAAGGCCGCCCCGTCCCCGTAGTCGCAACGTAG
- the ribD gene encoding bifunctional diaminohydroxyphosphoribosylaminopyrimidine deaminase/5-amino-6-(5-phosphoribosylamino)uracil reductase RibD: MPAPPPHSPTSEEDIRWMRRALHLAEQGQGAVEPNPMVGCVIVRDGQPIAEGFHQRFGGPHAERDAVANVPAGVSLAGTTWYVTLEPCCHTGKTPPCTEAVLAARPARVVVAMRDPFPKVDGGGLQQIRAAGIDVQVGVCQEQAEDLNAPYLKRVRSGRPWVIAKWAMTLDGRIATATGNSQWISGEASRAEVHRLRGRCDAVIVGGGTAEADNPTLNARPPGPRTPTRIVVSASGRLAVDSNLVQTIDQGPVQLFASADAAGLQPLVDAGVEVIQFDSDSPSDRLAMVLDHCGAANMTNVLVEGGGDLLGGLFDLDAIDEYHVFIAPRIVGGAAAVSPLGGQGRNKISDSPVFATPQVSRCGDDVYVTARRVSESPPKSVSFNP; this comes from the coding sequence ATGCCTGCACCGCCCCCCCACAGCCCTACGAGCGAGGAAGATATCCGCTGGATGCGGCGGGCGCTGCATCTGGCCGAGCAGGGGCAAGGCGCTGTCGAACCCAATCCGATGGTGGGCTGTGTGATCGTCCGGGATGGACAGCCTATCGCCGAAGGGTTCCACCAACGCTTTGGCGGTCCGCATGCCGAACGCGATGCCGTGGCAAACGTTCCGGCCGGCGTTTCGCTGGCCGGAACCACTTGGTACGTGACCCTGGAACCGTGCTGCCACACCGGCAAAACGCCGCCTTGCACCGAAGCCGTTTTGGCGGCTCGCCCAGCGCGCGTGGTGGTCGCCATGCGCGACCCGTTTCCCAAAGTCGACGGTGGCGGGCTGCAGCAAATTCGCGCGGCCGGAATCGACGTGCAAGTCGGCGTCTGCCAAGAACAAGCCGAGGATTTGAACGCGCCGTACTTGAAACGCGTGCGCAGCGGCCGGCCCTGGGTGATCGCCAAGTGGGCGATGACGCTGGACGGACGCATCGCCACGGCGACGGGTAATAGCCAATGGATCTCCGGCGAAGCTTCACGAGCCGAAGTCCACCGGCTACGCGGTCGTTGTGACGCCGTGATCGTGGGCGGCGGTACCGCGGAGGCCGACAACCCGACGCTAAACGCGCGGCCGCCGGGACCACGCACGCCCACCCGCATCGTCGTCTCCGCGTCGGGCCGATTGGCCGTGGATTCGAACTTGGTTCAAACCATCGACCAAGGTCCGGTGCAACTATTTGCTTCCGCCGACGCTGCCGGCCTGCAACCATTGGTCGACGCCGGCGTGGAAGTGATTCAGTTTGATTCCGATTCGCCTTCAGACCGGCTGGCGATGGTGCTGGACCACTGCGGCGCGGCCAACATGACCAACGTCTTGGTGGAAGGCGGAGGCGACCTGCTGGGCGGATTGTTTGATCTGGACGCGATCGACGAATACCACGTCTTCATCGCGCCCAGAATCGTCGGCGGTGCCGCAGCCGTATCGCCGCTGGGCGGGCAAGGCCGCAACAAGATCAGCGACAGCCCGGTGTTCGCCACGCCTCAGGTAAGCCGCTGCGGCGACGACGTGTACGTCACGGCACGGCGGGTGAGTGAGTCGCCGCCGAAGTCTGTTTCGTTTAACCCGTAG
- a CDS encoding nicotinate-nucleotide adenylyltransferase produces MNARRGEEPLKAADTRQKALRVNLDLQRYGTFAEIGAGQEVVRWFFRVGGAAGTIAKSISAYDMTVSDAYYGSCERYVCRPRLQSMLDFEYESNLTQLSKVRGDDTAFFAFADTVSARNYKGTNDCHGWMGVKFQAFPRDVESQVIIHVRMLDADNALQQEALGVVGVNLLHAAFYLQADPDAFLESLLDGLSVDRIEVDMIEFSGIAFRQMDNRVMSMKLVQLGLSNAAMFAADGSVLQPSEVLYKKSILVERGSFRPVTHVNVDMLRCAQEKFAAEEDVEADSIIPLMEITMSNLLASGQVDYRDFLARVDLMATMGVTVLISDYFEYYRLAAYLARYTQSRIGLAMGVASLRELFDEKYYIELQGGILESFGRLFKNRLKLYIYPLLDVETNEFTAVQNLEVAPNLRKLFEYLVERGCIEQLNNFNESYLPIFSRDVLGKIEARDASWEQMVPDEVAALIKQRGFFGYQP; encoded by the coding sequence ATGAATGCTCGACGAGGCGAGGAACCGCTCAAGGCGGCCGACACGCGTCAAAAAGCTCTCCGCGTCAATTTGGACCTACAACGCTACGGCACCTTTGCCGAAATCGGCGCCGGCCAAGAAGTGGTCCGTTGGTTCTTTCGCGTCGGCGGCGCTGCCGGCACCATCGCCAAAAGCATCTCCGCCTACGACATGACGGTCAGCGATGCCTACTACGGCAGCTGTGAGCGGTATGTCTGCCGCCCCCGCTTGCAGAGCATGCTGGACTTTGAATACGAAAGCAACCTCACACAGTTAAGCAAAGTACGAGGCGACGACACGGCGTTTTTCGCCTTTGCCGACACCGTTTCGGCTCGCAACTATAAAGGTACCAACGATTGCCACGGCTGGATGGGCGTCAAGTTCCAAGCCTTCCCGCGAGATGTGGAAAGCCAGGTCATCATTCACGTCCGTATGCTGGACGCCGACAACGCCCTGCAACAAGAGGCGTTGGGCGTGGTGGGCGTCAACTTGCTGCACGCAGCGTTTTATCTGCAAGCCGATCCCGACGCGTTTTTGGAATCCTTGCTCGACGGGCTCAGTGTCGATCGCATCGAAGTCGACATGATCGAATTTTCAGGGATCGCGTTTCGGCAGATGGACAACCGTGTGATGAGCATGAAGCTGGTCCAGTTGGGATTAAGCAACGCCGCCATGTTCGCCGCCGACGGCAGCGTGCTGCAACCCTCCGAGGTGCTGTATAAAAAATCCATCCTTGTCGAACGGGGCAGTTTTCGTCCCGTCACGCACGTCAACGTCGACATGCTTCGCTGCGCCCAGGAAAAATTTGCCGCCGAGGAGGACGTCGAAGCCGACAGCATCATTCCCTTGATGGAAATCACGATGAGCAACCTGCTGGCCAGCGGGCAGGTGGACTACCGCGATTTCTTGGCGCGCGTCGACCTGATGGCCACCATGGGCGTAACCGTACTGATCTCGGATTACTTCGAATATTACCGGCTGGCGGCCTACCTGGCGCGGTACACCCAATCTCGCATCGGCCTGGCCATGGGCGTCGCCAGTTTGCGTGAATTGTTCGACGAAAAGTACTACATCGAGCTGCAGGGCGGGATTTTGGAATCTTTCGGGCGGCTGTTTAAGAACCGCCTGAAACTGTACATCTATCCGCTGCTGGATGTGGAAACCAATGAGTTCACCGCGGTGCAAAATCTGGAGGTCGCTCCCAACCTGCGGAAACTGTTTGAATACCTCGTCGAACGCGGTTGTATCGAACAATTGAACAACTTCAACGAATCGTATCTACCAATTTTCTCGCGCGATGTGTTGGGGAAAATCGAAGCTCGAGACGCCAGCTGGGAACAAATGGTGCCCGACGAAGTCGCCGCCTTGATCAAACAACGCGGCTTCTTTGGCTACCAACCCTAG
- a CDS encoding response regulator: protein MKILVADDDPVSRRLLESYLKKWDYQCVVASDGAEAWRLFQAEEFPIVICDWLMPEIDGPELIQRIRHSDKAGYVYIILLTGKSRKDDIVEGMESGADDFVSKPFDHDELRVRLRAGERIVNLERSLRDAQQALQRTQNQS from the coding sequence ATGAAAATCCTGGTTGCCGATGACGATCCCGTATCGCGACGCTTGCTGGAGAGCTATCTAAAGAAATGGGACTACCAGTGTGTCGTCGCCTCCGACGGCGCGGAAGCTTGGCGGTTGTTCCAAGCCGAAGAATTTCCGATCGTCATCTGTGACTGGTTAATGCCCGAGATCGATGGTCCGGAATTGATCCAGCGGATTCGTCACAGCGACAAAGCCGGTTACGTGTACATCATTCTGCTGACCGGTAAGTCGCGCAAAGACGACATCGTCGAGGGCATGGAATCGGGCGCCGACGATTTTGTCAGCAAACCCTTCGACCATGATGAATTGCGGGTCCGCCTGCGGGCCGGCGAACGGATCGTGAATCTGGAACGTTCCCTGCGTGACGCTCAACAGGCCCTGCAACGAACGCAAAATCAATCCTGA